The following coding sequences are from one Panicum hallii strain FIL2 chromosome 5, PHallii_v3.1, whole genome shotgun sequence window:
- the LOC112894094 gene encoding WAT1-related protein At5g64700-like isoform X3, which produces MGNRADFVVAFLLRAIYGGMQIVTKNAFNEGMSTTIFVFYRHLVAVLFLVPVAFVLERKTAPALSFKVSLKLFVHALYGISGAINIYGLGLSYVSATSSSAIFNLLPAVAFFLAVLLGMETLNLKRFHGIAKVCGILFSLAGVIVLAFYQGPEMKSFNHHHLFHHFFSTCSQGPMLEAYPSKLLNTTLQMIFATIQCFFIALAAERDFAKWRLGLDARLIAVVYSGILASGVAYYMQVWVIDKSGPVFLAMTMPITLLVTLILSLFLGEAVTVGSSILGGVIMVGGLYSVLWAKRSEHVDVRKQQMAAPAEAAEV; this is translated from the exons ATGGGCAATAGAGCAGATTTTGTGGTCGCGTTTCTCCTAAGGGCTATATACGGAGGCATGCAGATAGTAACCAAAAACGCTTTCAATGAAGGCATGAGCACGACTATCTTTGTTTTCTACAGGCATTTGGTTGCTGTTCTCTTCTTGGTGCCAGTTGCTTTTGTTCTCGAAAG GAAAACTGCTCCAGCACTTTCATTTAAAGTCTCTCTGAAGTTATTTGTGCATGCGTTATACGG gATTTCTGGAGCAATAAACATATATGGCCTTGGTCTAAGTTATGTCTCAGCAACATCATCATCTGCAATATTTAACCTCCTGCCAGCAGTGGCTTTCTTTCTGGCTGTTCTTTTGGG GATGGAGACTTTGAACTTGAAGAGGTTCCACGGGATTGCAAAAGTTTGTGGCATACTGTTCAGCCTTGCTGGCGTCATTGTACTTGCATTTTACCAAGGACCTGAAATGAAATCATTCAACCACCACCATCTTTTTCATCAT TTCTTCAG TACTTGTTCTCAGGGACCGATGTTGGAAGCATATCCATCTAAGCTGCTCAATACAACTCTCCAGATGATCTTTGCAACAATTCAATGCTTCTTTATCGCCCTAGCGGCTGAGAGAGATTTTGCAAAATGGAGACTAGGACTTGACGCACGTCTTATTGCTGTGGTGTACTCT GGCATACTTGCTTCGGGAGTTGCATATTATATGCAAGTATGGGTGATTGACAAGAGCGGACCTGTTTTCTTGGCCATGACAATGCCAATAACCCTGCTTGTCACATTAATTCTGTCTTTGTTTCTCGGTGAAGCAGTTACTGTGGGAAG CAGTATCTTAGGTGGAGTAATTATGGTTGGTGGTCTGTATAGTGTTCTTTGGGCAAAGAGATCTGAGCATGTAGATGTCAGGAAGCAACAAATGGCTGCTCCAGCAGAGGCAGCAGAAGTTTAG
- the LOC112894094 gene encoding WAT1-related protein At5g64700-like isoform X2: MGNRADFVVAFLLRAIYGGMQIVTKNAFNEGMSTTIFVFYRHLVAVLFLVPVAFVLERKTAPALSFKVSLKLFVHALYGISGAINIYGLGLSYVSATSSSAIFNLLPAVAFFLAVLLGMETLNLKRFHGIAKVCGILFSLAGVIVLAFYQGPEMKSFNHHHLFHHVSNFHGGGTAHPTRTWILGIFLTTLSTTSWALWTVLQGPMLEAYPSKLLNTTLQMIFATIQCFFIALAAERDFAKWRLGLDARLIAVVYSGILASGVAYYMQVWVIDKSGPVFLAMTMPITLLVTLILSLFLGEAVTVGSILGGVIMVGGLYSVLWAKRSEHVDVRKQQMAAPAEAAEV, from the exons ATGGGCAATAGAGCAGATTTTGTGGTCGCGTTTCTCCTAAGGGCTATATACGGAGGCATGCAGATAGTAACCAAAAACGCTTTCAATGAAGGCATGAGCACGACTATCTTTGTTTTCTACAGGCATTTGGTTGCTGTTCTCTTCTTGGTGCCAGTTGCTTTTGTTCTCGAAAG GAAAACTGCTCCAGCACTTTCATTTAAAGTCTCTCTGAAGTTATTTGTGCATGCGTTATACGG gATTTCTGGAGCAATAAACATATATGGCCTTGGTCTAAGTTATGTCTCAGCAACATCATCATCTGCAATATTTAACCTCCTGCCAGCAGTGGCTTTCTTTCTGGCTGTTCTTTTGGG GATGGAGACTTTGAACTTGAAGAGGTTCCACGGGATTGCAAAAGTTTGTGGCATACTGTTCAGCCTTGCTGGCGTCATTGTACTTGCATTTTACCAAGGACCTGAAATGAAATCATTCAACCACCACCATCTTTTTCATCATGTAAGTAACTTTCATGGTGGGGGTACTGCTCATCCTACAAGGACTTGGATACTAGGAATTTTTCTGACGACTTTATCAACTACATCTTGGGCTCTTTGGACAGTTCTTCAG GGACCGATGTTGGAAGCATATCCATCTAAGCTGCTCAATACAACTCTCCAGATGATCTTTGCAACAATTCAATGCTTCTTTATCGCCCTAGCGGCTGAGAGAGATTTTGCAAAATGGAGACTAGGACTTGACGCACGTCTTATTGCTGTGGTGTACTCT GGCATACTTGCTTCGGGAGTTGCATATTATATGCAAGTATGGGTGATTGACAAGAGCGGACCTGTTTTCTTGGCCATGACAATGCCAATAACCCTGCTTGTCACATTAATTCTGTCTTTGTTTCTCGGTGAAGCAGTTACTGTGGGAAG TATCTTAGGTGGAGTAATTATGGTTGGTGGTCTGTATAGTGTTCTTTGGGCAAAGAGATCTGAGCATGTAGATGTCAGGAAGCAACAAATGGCTGCTCCAGCAGAGGCAGCAGAAGTTTAG
- the LOC112894094 gene encoding WAT1-related protein At5g64700-like isoform X4: MGNRADFVVAFLLRAIYGGMQIVTKNAFNEGMSTTIFVFYRHLVAVLFLVPVAFVLERKTAPALSFKVSLKLFVHALYGMETLNLKRFHGIAKVCGILFSLAGVIVLAFYQGPEMKSFNHHHLFHHVSNFHGGGTAHPTRTWILGIFLTTLSTTSWALWTVLQGPMLEAYPSKLLNTTLQMIFATIQCFFIALAAERDFAKWRLGLDARLIAVVYSGILASGVAYYMQVWVIDKSGPVFLAMTMPITLLVTLILSLFLGEAVTVGSSILGGVIMVGGLYSVLWAKRSEHVDVRKQQMAAPAEAAEV, from the exons ATGGGCAATAGAGCAGATTTTGTGGTCGCGTTTCTCCTAAGGGCTATATACGGAGGCATGCAGATAGTAACCAAAAACGCTTTCAATGAAGGCATGAGCACGACTATCTTTGTTTTCTACAGGCATTTGGTTGCTGTTCTCTTCTTGGTGCCAGTTGCTTTTGTTCTCGAAAG GAAAACTGCTCCAGCACTTTCATTTAAAGTCTCTCTGAAGTTATTTGTGCATGCGTTATACGG GATGGAGACTTTGAACTTGAAGAGGTTCCACGGGATTGCAAAAGTTTGTGGCATACTGTTCAGCCTTGCTGGCGTCATTGTACTTGCATTTTACCAAGGACCTGAAATGAAATCATTCAACCACCACCATCTTTTTCATCATGTAAGTAACTTTCATGGTGGGGGTACTGCTCATCCTACAAGGACTTGGATACTAGGAATTTTTCTGACGACTTTATCAACTACATCTTGGGCTCTTTGGACAGTTCTTCAG GGACCGATGTTGGAAGCATATCCATCTAAGCTGCTCAATACAACTCTCCAGATGATCTTTGCAACAATTCAATGCTTCTTTATCGCCCTAGCGGCTGAGAGAGATTTTGCAAAATGGAGACTAGGACTTGACGCACGTCTTATTGCTGTGGTGTACTCT GGCATACTTGCTTCGGGAGTTGCATATTATATGCAAGTATGGGTGATTGACAAGAGCGGACCTGTTTTCTTGGCCATGACAATGCCAATAACCCTGCTTGTCACATTAATTCTGTCTTTGTTTCTCGGTGAAGCAGTTACTGTGGGAAG CAGTATCTTAGGTGGAGTAATTATGGTTGGTGGTCTGTATAGTGTTCTTTGGGCAAAGAGATCTGAGCATGTAGATGTCAGGAAGCAACAAATGGCTGCTCCAGCAGAGGCAGCAGAAGTTTAG
- the LOC112894094 gene encoding WAT1-related protein At5g64700-like isoform X1 — translation MGNRADFVVAFLLRAIYGGMQIVTKNAFNEGMSTTIFVFYRHLVAVLFLVPVAFVLERKTAPALSFKVSLKLFVHALYGISGAINIYGLGLSYVSATSSSAIFNLLPAVAFFLAVLLGMETLNLKRFHGIAKVCGILFSLAGVIVLAFYQGPEMKSFNHHHLFHHVSNFHGGGTAHPTRTWILGIFLTTLSTTSWALWTVLQGPMLEAYPSKLLNTTLQMIFATIQCFFIALAAERDFAKWRLGLDARLIAVVYSGILASGVAYYMQVWVIDKSGPVFLAMTMPITLLVTLILSLFLGEAVTVGSSILGGVIMVGGLYSVLWAKRSEHVDVRKQQMAAPAEAAEV, via the exons ATGGGCAATAGAGCAGATTTTGTGGTCGCGTTTCTCCTAAGGGCTATATACGGAGGCATGCAGATAGTAACCAAAAACGCTTTCAATGAAGGCATGAGCACGACTATCTTTGTTTTCTACAGGCATTTGGTTGCTGTTCTCTTCTTGGTGCCAGTTGCTTTTGTTCTCGAAAG GAAAACTGCTCCAGCACTTTCATTTAAAGTCTCTCTGAAGTTATTTGTGCATGCGTTATACGG gATTTCTGGAGCAATAAACATATATGGCCTTGGTCTAAGTTATGTCTCAGCAACATCATCATCTGCAATATTTAACCTCCTGCCAGCAGTGGCTTTCTTTCTGGCTGTTCTTTTGGG GATGGAGACTTTGAACTTGAAGAGGTTCCACGGGATTGCAAAAGTTTGTGGCATACTGTTCAGCCTTGCTGGCGTCATTGTACTTGCATTTTACCAAGGACCTGAAATGAAATCATTCAACCACCACCATCTTTTTCATCATGTAAGTAACTTTCATGGTGGGGGTACTGCTCATCCTACAAGGACTTGGATACTAGGAATTTTTCTGACGACTTTATCAACTACATCTTGGGCTCTTTGGACAGTTCTTCAG GGACCGATGTTGGAAGCATATCCATCTAAGCTGCTCAATACAACTCTCCAGATGATCTTTGCAACAATTCAATGCTTCTTTATCGCCCTAGCGGCTGAGAGAGATTTTGCAAAATGGAGACTAGGACTTGACGCACGTCTTATTGCTGTGGTGTACTCT GGCATACTTGCTTCGGGAGTTGCATATTATATGCAAGTATGGGTGATTGACAAGAGCGGACCTGTTTTCTTGGCCATGACAATGCCAATAACCCTGCTTGTCACATTAATTCTGTCTTTGTTTCTCGGTGAAGCAGTTACTGTGGGAAG CAGTATCTTAGGTGGAGTAATTATGGTTGGTGGTCTGTATAGTGTTCTTTGGGCAAAGAGATCTGAGCATGTAGATGTCAGGAAGCAACAAATGGCTGCTCCAGCAGAGGCAGCAGAAGTTTAG